GGCTCGGTCGCTCCGAGGTCTTCGTCCCGGTCGACACCGAGGCGGTACGCCCCGAGGATCAGGCGCTCGCGCGCGAGTGGGCGGCGAGCGGCCGCTTCGACGCGCTGGTCTCGGCCGATGGCGACGGCGACCGTCCGCTGATCGCCGACGAACGGGGGCAGTGGCTGCGCGGCGACGTGGCCGGTGTACTGTGCGCGCGCCGGCTCGGGATCCAGGCGCTGGCCACGCCGGTCAGCAGCAACACGGTCGTCGAGCGCTGCAACGCCTTCCAGGCCGTCCGGCGCACCCGTATCGGTTCACCCTTCGTCATCGAAGGAATGCAGCATCTGATCGACGAGGGATTTGAGTCGGTCGCCGGCTACGAGGCCAATGGCGGTTTCCTGCTCGCCAGTGCGCTGAGGAACGCCGATGGCGGCGTATTGCGGGCGCTGCCGACCCGCGATGCGGTGCTGGTCGCCGTGGCCATCCTGCTCGATGCCGTTGAACGTGACCGGCCCGTTTCGGCTCTGGCGGCCGACCTGCCGCCACGCTTCACGCACAGCGACCGACTCAAGAATGTTCCGACCGAGATCAGTCGGGCACGACTCGCCGCGCTGCGCACGGGGCGACTGCAACACGACAAGGCGGCCATCGAGGCCGAGTTCGGTGCAGCATTCGGCCCGGTCGCCACACTCGACGATACCGACGGACTGCGCATCACCTTCGATAGCGGCGAGATCCTGCATCTGCGCCCGTCCGGCAATGCCCCGGAACTGCGTGCCTATGCCGAAGCCGACAGCGCCGAGCGTGCCGAGGCCATGACGCGGATCGCCTTGGACACACTCGCGGTTTGAAGTGGATCCTTTTGCGATCCAGTGCACGAAATACAGACACAGATTTGCGTTACATTGACGCTCCGTCGACCGATCGAGTGAGGAACCATGTCCGCCATTCTCAATGCTCTGATCCATACCGTCACACGCACGCGCTGGTACAACTTCATGGGGCGCTGCCGCAACCTGGAGCAGACCCAGCGTCGCCTGCTGGAAGAGCGCCTGGAGCGCAACGCCGACACGGTCTTCGGACGCGAACATGGCTTCGCGCGTCTGAAGTCACCCGCCGACTATGCACGCGCCCTGCCCGTCTCCAGTTGGGAGACGGTCGACCCCTATGTCGACCGTATCATCGCCGGCGAGTCCCATGTCCTGACCGCCGGTCCCCTGCCCTCCATGTTCAACAAGACCAGCGGCACCACCGGCAAGCCCAAGCTGATCCCGGTGACACCCGAGAGCAAGCAGGGCAACGCGCTCAACCAGAAGGTCTGGGCCTTCGCCGCCGTCGGCACCCATCCGCGCTTTCTGATCGGCAAGGTGTTTCCGATCGTCAACAAGGCGGTCGAGGGCTACACGCCGCACACCAACATCCCCTATGGCGCGGTCTCCGGGCTGATGGTGCGCGATGCCCATCCGCTGGCGCGCGCCAAGTACGCCTATCCCTATGACGCCATCGAGATCGAGGACTTCAACGCGCGCCGCTATGCGATGATGCGCTGTGCCGTCCCCGAGTCGGTCAGCTTCATCCCGGCCTCCAATCCCAATGCCCTGCTCAAGCTGTTCGAGAGCGCCGATGAGCACAAGGCCGACCTCTTGCGCGACATCCACGACGGCACGCTCTCGGCAAACCACGACATCCCGGGACCGATCCGCGAGGCGCTGAGCCGCCGCTTCAAGCCCAATCCGGGCCGGGCGCGCGAGCTGGAGCGGCTGGCCGAGCGCGCCGGACGCCTCCAGCCGCGCGACTACTGGCCGGATCTCAAGCTCATCGGCTGCTGGAAGGGCGGCACCGTGGGCCAGTTCGCCCAGCATCTGCACGACTGGTGCTCACCGCAACTCAAACTGCGCGACACCGGCTACATGGCCAGCGAGGCCCACATCACCATCCCGATCAGCGACGAGGGCAACAGCGGTCTGCTGACCATCCACACCAACTATTTCGAGTTCATCCCGGAGGAGGAATTCGGACGCCCGGACGCGCGCGTGCTCATGGCCCACGAGCTGGAGATCGGCGTGCCCTATCAGATCCTGCTGACCACGGCCGGCGGGCTCTATCGTTACTCCATCAACGACGTCATCGAGGTGACGGGGTTCTATCAGGGCGCGCCGCTGGTGAGCTTCCTGCGCAAGGGGCGCGACGTGATGAACCTGCAGGGCGAGAAGGTCAGCGCCAATCAGATCCTGATCGCCGTCCAGGGCGCCTGTGCCGAGACCGGCGTGACGCCCATGCATTTCATGGTCGTGGGCGAGTCGGCGACCTCGCGCTATCACCTGCACATCGAACCGGCCGGCGAGACGCCTGAGCAGAGCGTGATGCACCGTCTGCTCGCGAGCTTCGACGCCCGTCTGTGCGAGATCAACCATGTCTTCAAGCGCTATCAGGAGCTCGATATGCTCAAACCCACGGCCCTGTCGCTGATGGAGCGCGGCTGGCTCGGCGCCATCGTCGACCACCAGGTCGCCTCCGGGATGCGCGACATCCAGTTCAAGCCCACGGTCCTGGGTTCGGAACTCCCGCCCGGCGGTCGCCT
The sequence above is drawn from the Allochromatium vinosum DSM 180 genome and encodes:
- a CDS encoding phosphomannomutase, yielding MHIGDLMAESGVGFGTSGARGLADRMTDWVCYAYTLGFLSYLEQIEVWSPGSDVGLGGDLRPSTPRIMTACARAVRDKGGRPIDLGFIPSPAVAAYGFERSIPTLMVTGSHIPDDRNGIKFNLPTGEILKPDEAGIRAQSIVRPEGLFDAGGAFIQDQSEVRPASDDSALDAYVERYLDFFPRDCLKGLRIGVYEHSSVAREPYVAVLSGLGAEVTRLGRSEVFVPVDTEAVRPEDQALAREWAASGRFDALVSADGDGDRPLIADERGQWLRGDVAGVLCARRLGIQALATPVSSNTVVERCNAFQAVRRTRIGSPFVIEGMQHLIDEGFESVAGYEANGGFLLASALRNADGGVLRALPTRDAVLVAVAILLDAVERDRPVSALAADLPPRFTHSDRLKNVPTEISRARLAALRTGRLQHDKAAIEAEFGAAFGPVATLDDTDGLRITFDSGEILHLRPSGNAPELRAYAEADSAERAEAMTRIALDTLAV
- a CDS encoding GH3 auxin-responsive promoter family protein → MSAILNALIHTVTRTRWYNFMGRCRNLEQTQRRLLEERLERNADTVFGREHGFARLKSPADYARALPVSSWETVDPYVDRIIAGESHVLTAGPLPSMFNKTSGTTGKPKLIPVTPESKQGNALNQKVWAFAAVGTHPRFLIGKVFPIVNKAVEGYTPHTNIPYGAVSGLMVRDAHPLARAKYAYPYDAIEIEDFNARRYAMMRCAVPESVSFIPASNPNALLKLFESADEHKADLLRDIHDGTLSANHDIPGPIREALSRRFKPNPGRARELERLAERAGRLQPRDYWPDLKLIGCWKGGTVGQFAQHLHDWCSPQLKLRDTGYMASEAHITIPISDEGNSGLLTIHTNYFEFIPEEEFGRPDARVLMAHELEIGVPYQILLTTAGGLYRYSINDVIEVTGFYQGAPLVSFLRKGRDVMNLQGEKVSANQILIAVQGACAETGVTPMHFMVVGESATSRYHLHIEPAGETPEQSVMHRLLASFDARLCEINHVFKRYQELDMLKPTALSLMERGWLGAIVDHQVASGMRDIQFKPTVLGSELPPGGRLLYTLDIREGAPA